The following are encoded together in the Brassica napus cultivar Da-Ae chromosome A9, Da-Ae, whole genome shotgun sequence genome:
- the LOC106422276 gene encoding uncharacterized protein LOC106422276 yields MSGSKKTVFLSILLIMVMILSISQNINSVSDSAFTPTGEKRLFPKPLTCVADAKKVPHCVESVKNFHFKNVTKECCTVLLGIPKDCFGIMFPRRFVYRIMLKTACKLLGIIKV; encoded by the coding sequence ATGAGTGGAAGTAAAAAAACAGTGTTCCTATCCATTTTATTGATAATGGTAATGATTCTAtcaatttctcaaaatataaatagtgTTAGTGATTCTGCATTTACTCCAACAGGAGAGAAAAGATTGTTCCCAAAGCCATTAACTTGTGTGGCAGATGCAAAAAAAGTTCCACACTGTGTAGAATCAGTGAAGAATTTCCATttcaaaaatgttacaaaaGAATGTTGCACAGTTTTACTCGGTATTCCTAAAGATTGTTTTGGCATTATGTTTCCTAGGCGTTTTGTCTATCGTATTATGCTTAAAACTGCATGTAAGTTATTAGGTATCATCAAggtttag